A single Cnuibacter physcomitrellae DNA region contains:
- the rplU gene encoding 50S ribosomal protein L21: MVYAVVRAGGRQEKVEVGSVVTLDRVKAGENGTIELPAVLLVDGENITSDAAALAKVVVTAEVLGDLRGPKIVIQKFKNKTGYKKRQGHRQELTRVKVTGIK; the protein is encoded by the coding sequence GTGGTTTACGCAGTTGTGCGCGCCGGCGGCCGGCAGGAAAAGGTCGAGGTCGGCTCGGTCGTCACCCTCGACCGTGTGAAGGCCGGAGAGAACGGCACCATCGAGCTCCCCGCGGTGCTCCTGGTCGACGGTGAGAACATCACCTCCGACGCCGCTGCGCTCGCCAAGGTCGTCGTCACCGCCGAGGTCCTGGGCGACCTCCGCGGCCCGAAGATCGTCATCCAGAAGTTCAAGAACAAGACCGGGTACAAGAAGCGCCAGGGCCACCGCCAGGAGCTCACCCGCGTCAAGGTCACCGGAATCAAGTAA
- the rpmA gene encoding 50S ribosomal protein L27: MAHKKGASSTRNGRDSNAQRLGVKRFGGQVVNAGEIIVRQRGTHFHPGVNVGRGGDDTLFALAAGSVEFGAKGGRKVVNIVAAAE; the protein is encoded by the coding sequence ATGGCACACAAGAAGGGTGCGAGCTCCACTCGCAACGGTCGCGACTCGAACGCCCAGCGTCTGGGCGTGAAGCGCTTCGGCGGCCAGGTCGTCAACGCCGGTGAGATCATCGTCCGCCAGCGCGGAACCCACTTCCACCCCGGCGTGAACGTCGGCCGTGGTGGCGACGACACGCTGTTCGCCCTCGCCGCCGGCTCCGTCGAGTTCGGTGCGAAGGGCGGCCGCAAGGTCGTCAACATCGTCGCTGCGGCCGAGTAG
- the obgE gene encoding GTPase ObgE, with product MVTFVDTVTLHLRAGDGGNGCVSVRREKFKPLAGPDGGNGGNGGDIVLVSDPQTTTLLGYHRHPHRTSPSGGFGMGDNRSGADGELVELPVPVGTVVKSPTGEEIADLSEPGMRFVAAEGGHGGLGNAALANPKRKAPGFALLGTPGWQGDLVLELKTVADVALVGFPSAGKSSLVASLSAAKPKIADYPFTTLHPNLGVVQAGSVRYTIADVPGLIEGASEGKGLGLEFLRHVERCSALLHVLDCATLEPGRDPISDLDVILAELAAYPVPEGQVPLLERPQLIALNKIDVPEGRELADMVRPDLEARGYRVFEISTVSHEGLKPLSFALAEVVEAARVVAAEQPERPRIVLRPKAVDDAGFTVRVEGGTYGPVYRILGAKPERWVAQTDFANDEAVGFLADRLNKLGVEDQLFRAGAQAGSTVVIGEGNGVVFDWEPTLTSTAELITSPRGSDARLDDNRRRTNAQRREDYHDLMDARAEARAELVREKEAGLWADDDLADDRDEETGR from the coding sequence GTGGTCACCTTCGTCGACACCGTGACGCTGCACCTTCGCGCCGGAGACGGCGGCAACGGCTGCGTGTCCGTCCGCCGCGAGAAGTTCAAGCCCCTGGCCGGCCCCGACGGCGGCAACGGCGGCAACGGGGGCGACATCGTCCTGGTCAGCGACCCGCAGACCACGACATTGCTCGGCTACCACCGGCATCCGCACCGCACGTCGCCGAGCGGCGGGTTCGGCATGGGCGACAACCGCAGCGGGGCCGACGGCGAGCTCGTGGAGCTCCCCGTCCCGGTGGGCACGGTGGTGAAGTCGCCGACCGGCGAGGAGATCGCCGACCTGTCCGAGCCGGGGATGCGCTTCGTCGCCGCCGAGGGCGGGCACGGCGGTCTCGGCAACGCCGCCCTGGCGAACCCCAAGCGCAAGGCCCCCGGCTTCGCGCTGCTGGGCACGCCGGGCTGGCAGGGCGACCTCGTCCTCGAGCTGAAGACGGTGGCCGACGTCGCCCTCGTGGGCTTCCCGTCCGCGGGGAAGTCGAGCCTCGTCGCCTCCCTCTCGGCGGCCAAGCCGAAGATCGCCGACTACCCCTTCACGACGCTGCACCCGAACCTGGGCGTCGTGCAGGCCGGCTCCGTGCGGTACACCATCGCCGACGTGCCCGGTCTCATCGAGGGCGCGAGCGAGGGCAAGGGCCTCGGCCTGGAGTTCCTGCGCCACGTCGAGCGCTGCAGCGCGCTGCTGCACGTCCTCGACTGCGCGACCCTCGAACCGGGCCGTGACCCGATCAGCGACCTCGACGTCATCCTGGCCGAGCTCGCCGCGTACCCGGTGCCCGAGGGGCAGGTGCCGCTCCTCGAGCGCCCGCAGCTCATCGCGCTCAACAAGATCGACGTGCCCGAGGGGCGCGAGCTCGCCGACATGGTGCGCCCCGATCTCGAGGCTCGCGGATACCGGGTCTTCGAGATCTCGACCGTCAGCCACGAGGGCCTCAAACCGCTGTCGTTCGCCCTGGCCGAGGTGGTCGAGGCCGCCCGCGTCGTGGCGGCCGAGCAGCCCGAGCGTCCGCGGATCGTGCTCCGGCCGAAGGCCGTCGACGACGCCGGCTTCACCGTCCGGGTCGAGGGCGGAACGTACGGGCCGGTGTACCGCATCCTCGGAGCCAAGCCCGAGCGGTGGGTCGCGCAGACCGACTTCGCGAACGACGAGGCCGTCGGCTTCCTCGCCGATCGCCTCAACAAGCTCGGGGTCGAGGACCAGCTGTTCCGCGCGGGCGCGCAGGCGGGGTCGACCGTCGTCATCGGCGAGGGCAACGGCGTCGTCTTCGACTGGGAGCCGACGCTGACCTCCACGGCCGAGCTCATCACGAGCCCGCGCGGAAGCGACGCCCGACTCGACGACAACCGGCGCCGGACCAACGCACAGCGCCGCGAGGACTACCACGACCTCATGGATGCTCGAGCCGAGGCCCGAGCTGAGCTGGTCCGCGAGAAGGAGGCCGGTCTCTGGGCCGACGACGACCTCGCGGACGACCGTGACGAGGAGACCGGACGGTGA
- the proB gene encoding glutamate 5-kinase, which translates to MTREPVRLRSGIAQARRVVVKVGSSSISGPNVGQIEPLVDALVASYGRGTEVVLVSSGAIATGIPYLQLDGRPDDLATQQAAAAVGQNVLIYRYQESLRRYGIVAGQVLLTAGDLENPTHRSNAQRAMERLLGLRILPIVNENDTVATHEIRFGDNDRLAALVSQLIGADVLVLLSDVDALYTRPPHEPGAIKIEHVPFGDDLAGVTFGEAGAAGVGTGGAGTKVSAARLAAASGTGVLVTSTALVAEALSGADIGTWFEPGERPAPPMSGSVSLVR; encoded by the coding sequence GTGACCCGCGAGCCCGTGCGGCTCCGGTCCGGCATCGCGCAGGCGCGCCGGGTCGTCGTCAAGGTGGGCTCCTCGTCGATCTCGGGGCCGAACGTGGGCCAGATCGAACCCCTGGTGGATGCGCTGGTCGCCTCCTACGGACGTGGCACGGAGGTCGTCCTGGTCTCCTCGGGCGCGATCGCGACGGGCATCCCGTACCTGCAGCTCGACGGCAGGCCCGACGACCTCGCCACGCAGCAGGCGGCGGCCGCGGTGGGGCAGAACGTCCTGATCTACCGGTACCAGGAGAGCCTCCGCCGCTACGGCATCGTCGCGGGCCAGGTGCTGCTCACCGCGGGCGACCTCGAGAACCCCACCCACCGCAGCAATGCCCAGCGCGCCATGGAGCGCCTGCTCGGGCTGCGCATCCTGCCCATCGTCAATGAGAACGACACGGTCGCGACGCACGAGATCCGCTTCGGCGACAACGACCGTCTCGCGGCGCTGGTGTCGCAGCTGATCGGCGCCGACGTGCTGGTGCTGCTCTCCGACGTCGACGCCCTCTACACCCGTCCTCCCCACGAGCCGGGCGCGATCAAGATCGAGCACGTGCCCTTCGGCGACGACCTCGCCGGCGTCACGTTCGGCGAGGCCGGGGCGGCGGGCGTGGGCACCGGGGGAGCGGGCACGAAGGTCTCGGCCGCCCGTCTCGCGGCCGCGTCGGGGACGGGCGTGCTCGTCACCTCGACCGCGCTCGTCGCGGAGGCGCTCTCCGGCGCCGACATCGGGACGTGGTTCGAGCCGGGCGAGCGCCCCGCGCCTCCGATGTCGGGGTCCGTGTCGCTCGTGCGCTGA
- a CDS encoding glutamate-5-semialdehyde dehydrogenase, whose translation MPDASVLAPVDVAAFDAKLAASRAASRVLATATTQQKDAALEAIAASIETAADRIVPANDLDLANGRENGLSQGLLDRLRLDETRLISLAAAVREVVGLTDPVGESVRGRALPNGLRIDQVRVPLGVVGAIYEARPNVTVDIAALALKSGNAAVLRGGSAAENTNRVLVELLQDAVESAGLPRGSVQTVDEFGRDGARALMRARGAVDVLIPRGSAGLIETVVTESTVPVIETGAGVVHVFLDESADESWAVDIVHNAKVQRPSVCNALETLLVHEAAADRLLAPVLGRLRQAGVTIHGDDAVRARFADAVPADDEDWATEYMSLDLAVRVVRDIDEAMDHIRTYSTHHTESIITNDLRNAERFLAEVDSAVVMVNASTRFTDGGEFGFGAEVGISTQKLHARGPMGLPELTSTKWLVRGSGQSRA comes from the coding sequence ATGCCCGACGCTTCCGTGCTCGCCCCCGTCGACGTCGCCGCCTTCGACGCCAAGCTCGCCGCCTCGCGTGCCGCCTCCCGTGTGCTGGCGACCGCGACGACCCAGCAGAAGGACGCCGCTCTCGAGGCCATCGCCGCCTCGATCGAGACCGCGGCCGACCGCATCGTCCCTGCCAACGACCTCGATCTCGCCAACGGCCGCGAGAACGGCCTGTCGCAGGGACTGCTCGACCGTCTGCGCCTGGACGAGACGCGCCTGATCTCGCTGGCGGCCGCCGTGCGCGAGGTCGTCGGGCTGACCGACCCGGTGGGGGAGTCGGTCCGCGGCCGTGCCCTCCCGAACGGGCTCCGCATCGACCAGGTCCGCGTGCCGCTCGGGGTCGTCGGCGCGATCTACGAGGCCCGCCCCAACGTCACCGTCGACATCGCGGCCCTGGCGCTCAAGAGCGGCAACGCCGCCGTGCTGCGCGGCGGCTCCGCGGCCGAGAACACCAATCGTGTGCTCGTCGAGCTCCTCCAGGACGCGGTGGAGTCGGCAGGGCTTCCCCGCGGGAGCGTGCAGACCGTCGACGAGTTCGGACGCGACGGGGCGCGGGCCCTCATGCGCGCCCGCGGAGCGGTCGACGTCCTGATCCCGCGTGGCAGCGCCGGCCTCATCGAGACCGTCGTGACCGAGTCGACCGTCCCCGTCATCGAGACCGGCGCCGGCGTGGTGCACGTCTTCCTCGACGAGTCGGCCGACGAGTCCTGGGCGGTCGACATCGTCCACAACGCGAAGGTGCAGCGCCCGAGCGTCTGCAACGCGCTCGAGACCCTCCTCGTGCACGAGGCCGCCGCCGATCGCCTGCTCGCCCCCGTGCTGGGCCGGCTCCGGCAGGCGGGCGTGACCATCCACGGAGACGACGCCGTCCGCGCTCGCTTCGCGGACGCGGTCCCCGCCGACGACGAGGATTGGGCGACCGAGTACATGAGCCTCGACCTCGCCGTGCGGGTGGTGCGCGACATCGACGAGGCCATGGACCACATCCGGACCTACTCGACGCATCACACCGAGTCGATCATCACGAACGACCTGCGCAACGCCGAGCGCTTCCTCGCGGAGGTCGACTCGGCCGTCGTCATGGTCAACGCGTCCACCCGGTTCACCGACGGCGGCGAGTTCGGGTTCGGGGCCGAGGTGGGCATCTCCACGCAGAAGCTGCACGCCCGTGGTCCGATGGGCCTGCCGGAGCTGACCAGCACGAAGTGGCTCGTGCGAGGGTCCGGTCAGTCGAGGGCCTAG
- the nadD gene encoding nicotinate-nucleotide adenylyltransferase — protein sequence MTARRPRIGVMGGTFDPIHHGHLVAASEVATGLDLDEVVFVPTGRPWHKEPAAPAEHRYLMTVIATASNPRFTVSRVDIDRGGTTYTIDTLRDLQAERPDAELYFISGADAIAQILSWKDSDELWGLARFVAVSRPGHTFAISSLPEHDVSYLEVPALAISSTDCRARVGRNFPVWYLVPDGVVQYITKHHLYRSVE from the coding sequence ATGACGGCCCGCAGGCCGCGCATCGGTGTGATGGGCGGCACGTTCGACCCGATCCATCACGGTCACCTCGTGGCGGCCAGCGAGGTCGCCACCGGACTCGATCTCGACGAGGTCGTCTTCGTCCCCACGGGGCGTCCGTGGCACAAGGAGCCCGCCGCCCCGGCAGAGCACCGGTACCTGATGACGGTGATCGCCACCGCCTCCAATCCGCGCTTCACGGTGAGCCGGGTCGACATCGACCGAGGCGGCACCACCTACACGATCGACACCCTGCGCGACCTCCAGGCGGAGCGCCCCGACGCGGAGCTGTACTTCATCTCCGGGGCCGATGCGATCGCTCAGATCCTCAGCTGGAAGGACTCCGACGAGCTCTGGGGACTCGCCCGTTTCGTGGCGGTCTCCCGGCCCGGTCACACCTTCGCCATTTCGTCTTTGCCCGAGCACGACGTAAGCTATTTGGAAGTTCCGGCGCTCGCCATCTCCTCGACAGACTGTCGAGCCCGGGTTGGCCGGAATTTTCCGGTGTGGTATTTGGTACCCGACGGTGTCGTTCAGTACATCACCAAGCACCACCTATATCGGAGTGTTGAATGA
- the rsfS gene encoding ribosome silencing factor, with the protein MTATPTSIELARLAAEAADSKQADHLVALDVSGPLPLTDVFVLASGRNERNVTAIAEEIQDRLAEAGVKAIRREGLSEGRWVLLDFGDIVVHVFHEEDRMYYSLERLWKDCPVIPLHVAAGSQSESEV; encoded by the coding sequence GTGACAGCCACCCCCACCTCGATAGAGCTCGCACGACTCGCCGCTGAGGCAGCCGACTCGAAGCAGGCCGACCACCTCGTCGCCCTCGACGTCTCCGGTCCGCTGCCGCTGACCGACGTCTTCGTGCTCGCCTCGGGGCGCAACGAGCGCAACGTCACCGCCATCGCCGAGGAGATCCAGGACCGTCTGGCCGAGGCCGGCGTGAAGGCGATCCGCCGCGAAGGGCTGAGCGAGGGCCGCTGGGTCCTGCTCGACTTCGGCGACATCGTCGTCCACGTCTTCCACGAGGAGGACCGGATGTACTACTCCCTGGAGCGCCTCTGGAAGGACTGCCCGGTGATCCCGCTGCACGTCGCCGCCGGTTCGCAATCCGAGTCCGAGGTGTAG
- a CDS encoding TetR/AcrR family transcriptional regulator produces MPRLIDHDERDRVIAAAAFAVLERDGLAALSVRRVAAEAGLAVASLRRAFPTQHALRVHCFELIRSRATDRVRSLSGSGIPLGVAVLSELLPLDAPRRLELSAQLQLMILALTDPGLRKTASTLHGDVRRACDAVAVEVGLTRPPAELHAFLDGLALHVLTEPTAVTPEEAVALLERYLTENSTRRDGLDDGPHGP; encoded by the coding sequence ATGCCCCGCCTGATCGACCACGACGAGCGCGATCGAGTGATCGCCGCCGCCGCGTTCGCCGTGCTCGAGCGAGACGGGCTCGCCGCGCTGTCCGTGCGCAGGGTCGCTGCCGAGGCCGGGCTCGCCGTGGCGTCGCTGCGTCGGGCCTTCCCCACCCAGCACGCTCTGCGTGTGCACTGCTTCGAGCTCATCCGATCGCGCGCGACGGACCGCGTGCGGAGCCTGTCCGGCTCGGGCATCCCGCTCGGCGTCGCCGTCCTCAGCGAGCTGCTCCCCCTCGACGCCCCACGCCGACTCGAGCTCAGCGCCCAGCTGCAGCTCATGATCCTGGCACTGACGGATCCCGGACTCCGCAAGACGGCGTCGACGCTGCACGGCGACGTCCGGCGAGCGTGCGACGCCGTCGCCGTCGAGGTCGGGCTCACCCGCCCGCCGGCGGAGCTCCATGCCTTCCTCGACGGCCTCGCCCTGCACGTGCTCACGGAACCGACCGCCGTCACGCCGGAGGAGGCGGTCGCCCTGCTGGAGCGCTACCTGACCGAGAACTCGACCCGACGGGACGGGCTCGACGACGGGCCTCACGGGCCGTAG
- a CDS encoding PadR family transcriptional regulator, which produces MRSIHDPQFGGFGRRQHGRGPSFPERDPRSHGHGFGPGGFGPGGPGFGPGGFGPGGPGFGPRGPRRAGRGDVRAAILSLLAEAPSNGYGLIKAIAEKTDGVWRPSPGSVYPTLQQLVDEELIEARGEGRRTEFELTETGRSYVSEHADELKQAWEQASAGRSAADAAFHESVGKLFGVVQQFRFAASDEQRTAAVEKMDEARRALYLILAD; this is translated from the coding sequence ATGCGTAGCATCCACGATCCCCAGTTCGGCGGCTTCGGTCGTCGTCAGCACGGCCGAGGGCCGTCCTTCCCCGAGCGCGACCCGCGCAGTCACGGCCACGGCTTCGGCCCGGGCGGCTTCGGTCCCGGCGGCCCGGGCTTCGGCCCCGGCGGCTTCGGACCCGGCGGACCCGGCTTCGGCCCGCGTGGCCCGCGTCGTGCCGGCCGCGGCGACGTCCGCGCCGCCATCCTGTCCCTCCTCGCAGAGGCTCCCTCGAACGGCTACGGCCTCATCAAGGCGATCGCCGAGAAGACCGACGGCGTCTGGCGTCCGAGCCCCGGCTCGGTGTACCCGACGCTGCAGCAGCTCGTCGACGAGGAGCTCATCGAGGCGCGCGGCGAGGGCCGTCGCACCGAGTTCGAGCTCACCGAGACCGGCAGGTCCTACGTGAGCGAGCACGCGGACGAGCTGAAGCAGGCCTGGGAGCAGGCCTCGGCCGGCCGCTCGGCCGCCGACGCCGCGTTCCACGAGAGCGTCGGCAAGCTGTTCGGCGTCGTCCAGCAGTTCCGGTTCGCCGCCAGCGACGAGCAGCGGACCGCCGCCGTCGAGAAGATGGACGAGGCGCGCCGCGCCCTCTACCTGATCCTCGCCGACTGA